The Saccharothrix violaceirubra genome segment CCACCGACACCGACGGCGGCGAGGCGCTCGCCGAGTTCGCGGGCCGCGCGTGCTACCAGTCGTGGAAGAAGCCGAACCCGGCCACCGCGACCAACGCGGGCTACATCCGGCACATCATCGAGGTCGGCCACCTGTCCGTGCTCGAGCACGGCACGGTCAGCTTCTACCTGTCCGGCATCTCCCGGTCGCTCACCCACGAGCTGATCCGGCACCGGCACTTCTCGTACTCGCAGCTCTCGCAGCGGTACGTCCCCGAGCGCGACGCCGCGATGGTCGAGCCGGACGTCATCGCGGACGACCCCGAGCTGCACGCCAAGTTCCTCGCCGCCGCGCAGGCGAGCGTCGACGCGTACACGGACCTGCTCAAGGGCCTCGAAGAGAAGTTCTCCGACGTACCCAGCGCCACGCTCCGTCGTAAGCAGGCCCGCCAGGCCGCTCGGTCGATCCTGCCGAACGCCACCGAGACCCGGATCGTGGTCACGGGCAACTACCGCGCGTGGCGACACTTCGTCGCGATGCGTGCCACCGAGCACGCGGATGTCGAGATCCGCGCCTTGGCCGTCGAGTGCCTGCGCCAACTCCAGAAGGCCGCGCCGAACGTGTTCGCGGACTTCGCGGTGTCGACGCTGCCGGACGGTTCCGAGGTCGCGTCCAGCCCGCTGGTGACCGAGGGGTGAAACGCCTCGTCGTCGAGGTCCGGCCGGGTGACTACGCGATCGCCCGGCTCGCCGCCGACGCACCCGTGCCCGCCGACGTCTTCGAAGCGCCCGGACTGGTGTCGGTGACGCGGACGCCGGACGAACTCTCGATCGTGTGCCCGACCACGTCCGTGCCCGCGGGTGCGGACGTGGTCGAGGGTTGGCGCCTGCTCACCGTGCGCGATCCGCTCGAGTTCACGCTGACCGGGATCATGGCCGCGCTCTCGGGCGAACTCGCCGCCGCAGGCGTCGGTCTGTTCGCGTTGTCCACTCACGACACCGACCACCTGCTCGTCCGCGCATCCGATCTGGGCCGCGCGGTCCGCGCGCTCACCGAGTCGGGACACGAAGTCGCCACTCCGTGAAACCGTGCGCCCTCGCGCGCGGTCACAACGGGCATGTCCGCACCTCCGCCCACCCGCTCGCGAAGCAGACCGATGGTCCATTCCTGCGCGCGCATCGGACCGTTGGTCCGCTTCCTCGGACGAGCCCGAACTCCGGTCCGGTTCGAGTTGCTGTGCGGACCAGGGGTCCGGCGCGAGACGCCAAGCGGACTCGCGGTCCGGCGCCGGTTGAGGCTCACCCCCGCCACACGGTCGCGGTCTCCGTGCTCTATGTGGCGAGTGGACGCCGTCACGTATCGCGACTCGTCGCACCCCACCCGCAAGCGGACCCGTGGTCCGATCTCGGGGCGCACAAATGCGGGTGCGTGCGGGACGCATCGCGCGCGCCGCTCCGGGTCCCTGCCCGAGTTGTCGCGCGCCGAGCGTGCAGATCGCGCGAAGTGGCCACCGTCGCGGCACGGAAACGGCGAATCGGCCCTCGAAGCGTGCGTGACTCGCGAACTGTGTCGGGATCGGTGACGGAAGCGGTGCGATCGCATCGATCCGCGTCACGGGTGATCCGGACCAGTGGTCCGTTTACTCGGGCGAGGTTTCGTCGTCCGGTGTGGTACGGGCGGTGGCACGCGAACGGAATCGGCGCACCGGTGCGATACGACACCGGGTGCGGTGCATCGGGTTGGTACGGATTCGGGAACAGTGGCCGGGCGTGCGGGCCGTGCCGGGTAGCGTGTGCGCCCGTCCGGCGTCCGGTGGAGAGGTGCGAACGAACGTGACTGCTGGTCCGCAAGCGCAGCCGCGGGTGATCGCGGGCAGGTACACGCTGCTCGCCGAACTCGGCCGGGGCGGGATGGGCGTCGTGTGGCGGGCGCAGGACACCGTCATCGGCCGCCACGTGGCGATCAAGGAACTGCACCTGCCCGACGGCATCGCGCCCGCGGAACGGCGCGTGCTCGAAGAACGGGTACTGCGCGAAGCCCGGACCGCCGGGCGGCTCAACGACCCGGCGATCGTCACGGTGTTCGACGTCGTCGCCGAGAACGGCATGACGTACATCGTCATGGAACTGGTCGAGGCACAGACCCTGTCGACGCTGATCAACCAGCACGGTCCGATGCCGCAGGACCGGGTCGTGTCGATCGCGCTCCAGACGCTGTCCGCGCTGGAGGCCGCGCACCAGGCCGGCATCGTGCACCGCGATGTGAAACCCGGCAATCTCATGGTCGGCCCGACCGGACGCGTGAAGCTCACCGACTTCGGCATCGCCCAGGCCATGGACGACCCGCGCCTGACCACCAGCGGCAGTCTCATCGGGTCGCCCGCGTACATGTCACCGGAACGCATCCACGGACACGAGGCGTCACCCGCGTCCGATCTGTGGGCACTGGGCGCGACGCTGTGCTACGCCGTTGAGGGCGTCAGCCCGTACGAGCGTTCCTCCACCGCGTCGACGCTGCACGCGATCATGAACGAGGCACCGCGCCTGACCCGGGCACACGGCGCGCTCGGCGCGGTGATCACCGGCCTGCTGATGCCGGACCCGAACGCGCGACTCAGCGGCCCGCAGGCCCGCGCCATGCTCGAACGCGCGCTGGCCCAACCGACGCCGCCGCAGGGCCTTCCCCCGCAGCAGCACACCGCGAACTACACCCAGATCACCCGACCGCCGGCCAAGTCCTGGGTACGACCGGTCGTCACGGTGGCCGCCGTCGTCGCCGCGTTGGCCGTGTTCACCGGTGGCGTGTTCGCGGGACGGTGGCTGTTCACGGACACGCCACCGGAGGCGATGCAGCCCACGTACACCTTCGGCACCGGCGGTCGGCTCCCCGACTTCGAGGTGAGCGACGGCGACTGCGGCAACAACTTCCTCGGCGACTCGGTGAGCATCAGCAGCACCCAGTGCAAGGAAGCGCACAACGTCGAGGTGTACGCGGTCGGCGACCCGTTCGGTTCGCAGGAGAAGGTCGACTACCCCGGTGAGGAGTGGTTGACCGACTATGCGGAGAAGTTCTGCACTTTGCACTTCCAGTCGTCCGAAGTAGGACCCGAGGACAAGGAGACGCGCCTCCAGTACGCGGCCGTCGTCCCGGCGAGCGGCGAGTGGCGTTCGGACTATTCGTCGTCCGACGGATCACGTCGCGTCGCGTGCGTGGTGTGGAACAAGGACCGGTCGCTGCTCACGGACAAGGTCCACTCCGACAAGTAGCCTGTGATCATGGGTGTCGCCCGCGACGAACGCCAAAGCCTGGTCGAACTGTTCCGCGAAGTCGGTCCCGACGCGCCCACGCTGTGCGGCGAGTGGCGCACCCGTGACCTCGCCGCGCACCTCGTCCTGCGGGAACGCCGCCCGGACGCGGCGGTCGGCGTGCTGGTCAAGCCACTCGCCGGCCACACGGCCAAGGTCCAGGAGCGGCTCGCCGCCCAACCGTGGGGACGGCTGGTCGAACTCGTGCGCACCGGACCGCCCGCGATCCTCAGGCCGTTGGACGAACTCCTCAACGCGTCCGAGTACTTCGTGCACCATGAGGACGTGCGGCGCGCGGCCGACGGCTGGAGCCCCCGTCCGCCGGAGCCGGTCCGCGACGAAGCGTTGTGGAAGCGGGTCGGTTCGATCGCGCGGATCACGTTCCGCAAGAGCGCGTTCGGCGTAGTGCTGCGTCAGCCGGATGGCGCCGAGATCACTGCCCGACCCGGACCGCGTCCCGTAGTGCTCACCGGGCAGGTCCAGGAACTGCTGCTGTACGCGTGCGGGCGCGAGCGCGTGGAGATCGGGTTCGACGGCGACGAGGACGCGGTCGAGTCGGTCCGCGGACTCGACCGGAGCATGTAGTCGCTGTTCGCTGACGGTGACGCGGTAGCGTTTGGCCATGACCGGATGCCCTACCGCCTCGCCAGGCCGCCCGTTCGGGCGCGTGCTGACCGCCATGGTCACCCCGTTCGACGCCCAAGGCGCGCTCGACCTGGACAAGGCGCAGCACCTCGCCAAGCACCTGGTCGAGCTCGGTAACGACGGTCTGGTGGTCAACGGAACCACCGGCGAGAGCCCGACCACCTCCGATGCCGAGAAGTCGGACCTGATCCGCGCCGTCGTCGAGGCGGTCGGCGACCGTGCCACCGTCGTCAGCGGCGCGGGCACTTACGACACCGCGCACAGCGTGCACTTGGCGCAGCAGGCCGAGGCAGCGGGCGCGCACGGCGTACTGCTGGTAACCCCGTACTACTCACGCCCGTCGCAGGCGGGTGTGTACGCGCACTTCACCACCGTCGCGGACGCGACCGGTCTGCCGGTGATGCTCTACGACATCCCGCCGCGTTCCGTGGTGCCCATCGAGGTGGACACGCTGCTGCGGCTGGCCGAGCACCCACGCGTCCTCGCGGTCAAGGACGCCAAGGGCGACCTCGTCGCGGGCAGCCGGGTCCTCGCCGCGACCGACCTCGCCTACTACTCCGGCGACGACCCGCTCAACCTCCCGTGGCTGTCGGTCGGCGCGGTCGGCGTCGTCAGCGTCATCGGTCACGTGGTCGGCGACCGGTTGCTGAACCTGGTCGACGCGTACGAGGCGGGTGACGTGGCCGGTGCCCGTGCCGTGCACGAAGAGCTGTTGCCGCTGCTCAAGCCGTTCTCGCGGATGCCCGGTGTGACCTGGGTGAAGACCGCGCTGCGGTTGCGCGGACACGACGTCGGCGACCCGCGGTTGCCGATCGTGCCCGGCGACGCGGACGACATCGCTGCCCTGTCCGACGTCCTGGGAGTCGAAGCGTGATCAACCTGGGTTCACCGCCCCCCGCACTGCCCGACGGCGGACTGCGTGTCGTGGCGCTCGGCGGCATCGGCGAGGTCGGCCGCAACATGACCGTGTTCGAGCACGCGGGCCGCCTGCTGGTGGTCGACTGCGGCGTCCTGTTCCCCGAGGACGACCAGCCCGGTGTCGACCTGATCCTGCCCGACTTCCGGGCGATCGAGAACCGGCTGGACGACATCGACGCGCTCGTCCTCACGCACGGCCACGAGGACCACATCGGTGCGGTTCCGTTCCTGCTCAAGCTGCGTCCGGACGTACCCGTCGTCGGTTCCCGGTTCACGCTCGCGCTGCTCGCCGCCAAGTGCCGCGAGCACCGGCAGACGCCGAACCTGGTCGAGATCTCCGACGGTGAGCAGCGCGCGTTCGGCCCGTTCGAGCTCGAGTTCTTCGCGGTCAACCACTCGATCCCGGACGCGGTCGCGGTCGCCATCCGCACCTCCGCCGGGCTCGTGCTGCACACCGGTGACATCAAGCTCGACCAGTTGCCGCTCGACGGCCGGCTGACCGACCTCGCCGGGTTCTCGCGCCTGGGCGACGAGGGCGTCGACCTGTTCCTCGTGGACTCCACGAACGCCGAGGTGCCCGGGTTCGTCGCGCCCGAACGCGAGATCGGGCCCGTGCTGGAGAACGTCATCCGCCGGGCGAGCCAACGCGTGATCGTGGCGTGTTTCGCCTCCCACGTGCACCGCGTGCAGCAGGTCTTGGACGTGGCCGTCCAGTATCGA includes the following:
- a CDS encoding ACT domain-containing protein yields the protein MKRLVVEVRPGDYAIARLAADAPVPADVFEAPGLVSVTRTPDELSIVCPTTSVPAGADVVEGWRLLTVRDPLEFTLTGIMAALSGELAAAGVGLFALSTHDTDHLLVRASDLGRAVRALTESGHEVATP
- the dapA gene encoding 4-hydroxy-tetrahydrodipicolinate synthase, with the protein product MTGCPTASPGRPFGRVLTAMVTPFDAQGALDLDKAQHLAKHLVELGNDGLVVNGTTGESPTTSDAEKSDLIRAVVEAVGDRATVVSGAGTYDTAHSVHLAQQAEAAGAHGVLLVTPYYSRPSQAGVYAHFTTVADATGLPVMLYDIPPRSVVPIEVDTLLRLAEHPRVLAVKDAKGDLVAGSRVLAATDLAYYSGDDPLNLPWLSVGAVGVVSVIGHVVGDRLLNLVDAYEAGDVAGARAVHEELLPLLKPFSRMPGVTWVKTALRLRGHDVGDPRLPIVPGDADDIAALSDVLGVEA
- the thyX gene encoding FAD-dependent thymidylate synthase, whose amino-acid sequence is METVSPKVQLIAKTEFFPPEDVPWSTDTDGGEALAEFAGRACYQSWKKPNPATATNAGYIRHIIEVGHLSVLEHGTVSFYLSGISRSLTHELIRHRHFSYSQLSQRYVPERDAAMVEPDVIADDPELHAKFLAAAQASVDAYTDLLKGLEEKFSDVPSATLRRKQARQAARSILPNATETRIVVTGNYRAWRHFVAMRATEHADVEIRALAVECLRQLQKAAPNVFADFAVSTLPDGSEVASSPLVTEG
- a CDS encoding serine/threonine-protein kinase; the encoded protein is MTAGPQAQPRVIAGRYTLLAELGRGGMGVVWRAQDTVIGRHVAIKELHLPDGIAPAERRVLEERVLREARTAGRLNDPAIVTVFDVVAENGMTYIVMELVEAQTLSTLINQHGPMPQDRVVSIALQTLSALEAAHQAGIVHRDVKPGNLMVGPTGRVKLTDFGIAQAMDDPRLTTSGSLIGSPAYMSPERIHGHEASPASDLWALGATLCYAVEGVSPYERSSTASTLHAIMNEAPRLTRAHGALGAVITGLLMPDPNARLSGPQARAMLERALAQPTPPQGLPPQQHTANYTQITRPPAKSWVRPVVTVAAVVAALAVFTGGVFAGRWLFTDTPPEAMQPTYTFGTGGRLPDFEVSDGDCGNNFLGDSVSISSTQCKEAHNVEVYAVGDPFGSQEKVDYPGEEWLTDYAEKFCTLHFQSSEVGPEDKETRLQYAAVVPASGEWRSDYSSSDGSRRVACVVWNKDRSLLTDKVHSDK
- a CDS encoding TIGR03085 family metal-binding protein, which translates into the protein MGVARDERQSLVELFREVGPDAPTLCGEWRTRDLAAHLVLRERRPDAAVGVLVKPLAGHTAKVQERLAAQPWGRLVELVRTGPPAILRPLDELLNASEYFVHHEDVRRAADGWSPRPPEPVRDEALWKRVGSIARITFRKSAFGVVLRQPDGAEITARPGPRPVVLTGQVQELLLYACGRERVEIGFDGDEDAVESVRGLDRSM